The Cucumis melo cultivar AY chromosome 6, USDA_Cmelo_AY_1.0, whole genome shotgun sequence genome includes a region encoding these proteins:
- the LOC103484079 gene encoding uncharacterized protein LOC103484079, which produces MREGSSSSFLNRFSHYASFSDHIFKPFIKSPATFSLLFLFFSLFLLAGIFLSTRLLHSSTAAYNLTIKGSGKSQYYPNDTSEVPENPNHRRRRRQVEFALDCTSFNNITGGACPANYPTNRTTDEHENRPSSTTCPEYFRWIHEDLRPWARTGISRAAVEAGQRTANFRLVILNGKAYVETYKKSFQTRDTFTLWGILQLLRRYPGKVADLDLMFDCVDWPVILSSHFSGPDGPTPPPLFRYCGDDPTLDIVFPDWSFWGWPEINIKPWEPLLKDLKEGNKRILWKSREPYAYWKGNPEVADTRKDLLKCNVSDQQDWNARVFAQDWTKESQEGYKQSDLSNQCLHRYKIYIEGSAWSVSEKYILACDSVTLIVKPHYYDFFTRGLMPVHHYWPVKDDDKCKSIKFAVDWGNSHKQKAQAIGKAASSFIQEELKMDYVYDYMFHLLSEYSKLLTFKPTVPPTAIELCSEAMACPAEGLTKKFMTESLVKRPAESNPCTMPPPYDPASLHFVLRRKENSIKQVEKWETSFWNTQSKQP; this is translated from the exons atgagaGAAGGCTCCAGCAGTAGTTTCCTCAACAGGTTTTCGCATTACGCCTCTTTTTCCGATCATATATTCAAGCCGTTTATAAAATCTCCGGCCACTTTCTCTctcttgttcttgttcttctctctcttccttCTCGCCGGCATCTTCCTCTCCACGCGCCTCCTTCATTCCTCT ACGGCAGCGTacaatttaacaataaaaggGAGCGGGAAATCCCAATATTACCCTAACGACACTTCCGAAGTCCCAGAAAACCCAAACCACCGACGACGACGACGTCAAGTCGAATTCGCACTCGATTGTACTTCCTTCAATAACATCACAGGAGGAGCCTGCCCTGCCAACTACCCCACCAATAGGACTACTGACGAACATGAGAACCGTCCATCTTCAACCACGTGCCCCGAGTACTTCCGTTGGATTCACGAGGACCTTAGACCGTGGGCCCGGACGGGGATATCGAGGGCCGCGGTGGAGGCTGGGCAACGGACGGCGAATTTCCGGCTAGTGATTCTGAATGGGAAGGCTTACGTGGAGACTTATAAGAAGTCGTTTCAAACGAGAGATACTTTTACGCTGTGGGGGATTCTACAGCTGTTACGGAGGTACCCCGGAAAAGTGGCTGATTTGGATCTTATGTTTGATTGCGTTGATTGGCCTGTGATTTTGAGCAGCCATTTTAGTGGGCCTGATGGGCCTACCCCACCTCCTTTGTTTCGTTATTGTGGAGATGATCCCACGTTGGATATTGTTTTTCCTGATTGGTCCTTCTGGGGATG GCCAGAGATCAATATAAAGCCATGGGAGCCGTTGTTGAAGGATCTAAAAGAAGGGAATAAAAGGATTTTATGGAAGAGTAGAGAGCCTTATGCATACTGGAAAGGAAATCCGGAGGTCGCCGACACCCGAAAAGATCTACTCAAATGCAATGTCTCTGACCAACAAGACTGGAATGCTCGTGTATTTGCTCAG GATTGGACGAAAGAATCCCAGGAGGGATACAAGCAATCAGATCTTTCAAACCAATGCCTTCATAG ATATAAAATCTATATAGAAGGATCAGCTTGGTCTGTTAGTGAAAAGTACATTCTTGCTTGTGATTCCGTTACCTTAATTGTAAAGCCCCATTACTACGACTTCTTCACGAGAGGTTTGATGCCAGTGCACCACTATTGGCCTGTAAAGGATGACGACAAGTGCAAGTCTATAAAATTTGCAGTTGATTGGGGCAACAGCCATAAGCAAAAG GCACAAGCCATTGGTAAAGCAGCTAGCAGTTTCATCCAAGAGGAGCTGAAGATGGACTATGTCTATGACTACATGTTCCATCTTCTAAGTGAATATTCCAAACTCCTTACTTTCAAGCCAACGGTACCGCCCACTGCAATCGAGCTTTGTTCTGAAGCCATGGCTTGTCCAGCTGAAGGGCTCACCAAGAAATTCATGACAGAGTCATTAGTGAAGAGGCCTGCAGAGTCGAACCCATGCACAATGCCTCCTCCATATGATCCCGCATCGCTTCATTTTGTTCTTAGAAGAAAAGAGAATTCAATCAAACAAGTGGAAAAATGGGAGACAAGTTTCTGGAATACTCAAAGTAAGCAGCCATAG
- the LOC127150023 gene encoding actin-depolymerizing factor 7: MANAASGMAVRDECKLKFLELKAKRNYRFIIFKIENQEVVVEKLGSPEETYDDFTAAIPANECRYAVFDFDFTTDENCQKSKIFFIAWSPDTSKVRNKMVYASSKDRFKRELDGIQVELQATDPSEMSFDIIKARAF; this comes from the exons ATG GCAAACGCTGCTTCTGGAATGGCTGTAAGAGATGAATGCAAGCTGAAATTTTTGGAGTTAAAAGCCAAGAGGAACTATCGGTTCATTATATTCAAGATTGAGAATCAAGAAGTTGTTGTGGAGAAACTTGGAAGCCCTGAAGAGACTTATGATGATTTCACTGCTGCTATTCCAGCTAATGAGTGTCGCTATGCTGTCTTTGATTTTGATTTCACTACCGATGAGAACTGCCAGAAAAGCAAGATTTTCTTCATTGCATG GTCACCTGACACATCAAAAGTGAGAAATAAGATGGTTTATGCAAGCTCCAAGGACAGATTCAAGAGGGAATTGGATGGAATTCAGGTGGAATTACAAGCCACAGATCCTAGTGAAATGAGCTTCGACATAATCAAAGCTCGAGCTTTTTAA
- the LOC103484078 gene encoding uncharacterized protein LOC103484078: MVSQRQRLARKKYREGHPELFPKAEPTPPKDPDKKKKSKFKRKKGESNSNRDPNKPHKKGFKKHPLRVPGMKPGESCFICKAKDHIAKLCPEKAQWEKNKICLLCRRRGHSLKNCPDKNEETMDKKLCYNCGETGHSLANCPQPLQDGGTKFASCFICNESGHLSKNCPKNTHGIYPKGGCCKTCGEVTHLAKDCPKKGTQVFDRAGVSGYRSSGYVEMPRRPETKLVSGDDLEDDFMIDEDRLQIKDAKMGKKKGPKVVKFMD, encoded by the exons ATGGTGAGCCAAAGGCAACGGCTTGCACGGAAAAAGTACAGAGAAGGACACCCAGAACTGTTCCCGAAAGCAGAGCCAACGCCACCAAAAGACCcggacaagaagaagaagagtaaaTTCAAGCGCAAAAAGGGAGAATCGAACTCAAACAGAGACCCAAATAAACCCCACAAAAAGGGTTTTAAGAAACACCCTCTTAGAGTACCTGGGATGAAGCCTGGAGAAAGCTGCTTCATCTGCAAAGCTAAAGACCACATTGCTAAGCTTTGCCCTGAAAAGGCTCAATGGGAGAAGAACAAG ATATGCTTGCTTTGCCGGAGACGAGGGCACAGTCTCAAGAATTGTCCAGACAAAAATGAAGAGACCATGGATAAGAAGTTATGCTATAATTGTGGTGAAACAGGACATTCACTAGCTAATTGTCCACAACCCCTTCAAGATG GGGGAACTAAATTCGCCAGTTGTTTTATTTGTAATGAAAGTGGACACTTAAGCAAGAACTGTCCGAAGAATACTCATGGGATCTACCCTAAG GGTGGTTGTTGTAAAACTTGTGGAGAAGTCACACATTTAGCTAAGGATTGTCCAAAGAAAGGAACCCAAGTGTTTGATCGGGCAGGTGTATCTGGTTACAGAT CATCTGGATACGTGGAAATGCCAAGACGACCAGAGACGAAGCTAGTCAGTGGTGATGATCTCGAGGATGACTTCATGATTGATGAAGATCGTTTGCAGATCAAAGATGCAAAAATGGGAAAGAAAAAGGGTCCTAAAGTTGTGAAGTTCATGGATTGA
- the LOC103484080 gene encoding uncharacterized protein LOC103484080 encodes MKKIKCEDLGINMCAFAVSWWGKRCVLEKTVKHDGEEGFTCQISKIMEVKKLRNRVETDKCVRRCGLDRNTLGISSDSLLDTRFTRNLCFSHCYNHCPNIVHLFTNLAAAEGLYLPKLCNAEGGNVRREMSNIRSSGIVASGPIQSASILIAPAVTQEPLQFNSMSFAPVTNGV; translated from the exons ATGAAGAAGATAAAATGCGAAGATCTAGGGATAAACATGTGCGCATTTGCAGTTTCATGGTGGGGAAAAAGGTGTGTGCTTGAAAAGACGGTGAAACATGACGGAGAAGAAGGATTCACATGTCAGATATCAAAGATTATGGAAGTGAAGAAATTAAGGAACAGAGTCGAAACAGATAAGTGTGTCCGACGTTGTGGCCTCGACAGGAACACCCTCGGCATCTCCTCCGATTCCCTCCTAGATACTCGTTTCACTCGCAACCTCTGTTTTTCTCACTGCTATAACCATTGCCCCAATATCGTCCACCTTTTCACCAATCTCGCCGCAGCTGAAG GTTTGTATCTTCCAAAACTTTGTAATGCTGAAGGAGGAAATGTGAGAAGAGAAATGTCCAATATTAGAAGTTCTGGGATAGTTGCATCGGGACCTATTCAGTCGGCTTCGATTTTGATTGCGCCCGCCGTCACACAAGAGCCACTTCAGTTCAACTCTATGTCGTTTGCTCCGGTCACAAATGGAGTTTGA
- the LOC103484081 gene encoding uncharacterized protein LOC103484081, with translation MNYSTFGFIILLLLPISFQITLGDSRTRDSNMIECKSLEKNKCAFAVSWSGKRCVLEKSVKRSGEEAFTCRTSEIEADRLQNIVETEECVKGCGLDRNTLGISSDSLLDTSFTRKLCSSRCYNHCANVVDLFFNLAAGEGVFLPKLCEVQGGNVRRGMSEIRSSGIVAPGPIQPVSLSIAPAVAPRPIHAISLSAAPAMAPTMNGA, from the exons ATGAATTATTCTACGTTTGGCTTCATCATTCTCCTTCTTCTGCCTATCTCTTTCCAAATAACATTAG GGGACTCGAGAACGAGAGACAGCAACATGATAGAGTGCAAGAGTTTAGAGAAAAACAAGTGTGCATTTGCGGTTTCATGGTCCGGAAAAAGGTGTGTCCTTGAAAAGTCAGTGAAACGCAGCGGAGAAGAAGCATTCACATGTCGGACGTCCGAGATCGAGGCCGACCGATTACAAAACATTGTTGAAACAGAGGAGTGTGTCAAAGGTTGTGGACTCGACAGGAACACTCTCGGCATCTCATCTGACTCCCTTCTAGACACTAGCTTCACTCGCAAACTTTGTTCCTCTCGTTGTTACAACCATTGTGCCAATGTTGTCGACCTCTTCTTCAACCTGGCCGCTGGAGAAG GTGTTTTTCTTCCAAAGTTGTGTGAAGTTCAAGGAGGAAATGTGAGAAGAGGAATGTCGGAGATTAGAAGCTCAGGGATTGTCGCACCGGGACCAATTCAACCAGTTTCTTTGTCTATTGCGCCGGCAGTTGCACCAAGACCGATTCACGCGATCTCTTTATCAGCTGCTCCAGCAATGGCTCCGACGATGAATGGAGCTTAA